In Pseudomonas sp. MYb327, one DNA window encodes the following:
- the guaD gene encoding guanine deaminase has protein sequence MPLTRKAYRAAILHSIADPAEVGIEASYEYFEDGLLVIDNGKISALGHASELLPTLPADIEITHYQDALITPGFIDTHIHLPQTGMVGAYGEQLLDWLNTYTFPCESQFADKAHADEVADIFIKELLRNGTTTALVFGSVHPQSVNSFFEAAEQLDLRMIAGKVMMDRNAPDYLTDTAESSYVDSKALIERWHGKGRLHYAVTPRFAPTSTPEQLTLAGQLLSEFPDLYMQTHISENLKEIEWVKELFPERKGYLDVYDHYQLLGERSVFAHGVHLCDDECARLAETGSAIAFCPTSNFFLGSGLFNLPMAEKHKLNVGIGTDVGGGTSFSLLQTLNEAYKVMQLQGARLSPFKSLYLATLGGARALHLEDKIGNLQPGSDADFLVLDYNATPLLGYRLKQANNIAETLFVLMTLGDDRTVLQTYAAGNLVHQR, from the coding sequence ATGCCTTTGACTCGCAAAGCCTACCGCGCCGCCATTCTGCACAGCATCGCCGACCCCGCCGAAGTCGGGATCGAAGCCTCGTACGAGTATTTCGAGGACGGCTTGCTGGTGATTGATAACGGCAAGATCAGCGCCCTCGGTCACGCTTCTGAATTGCTGCCAACCCTGCCGGCCGATATCGAAATCACCCATTACCAGGATGCGCTGATCACTCCCGGCTTTATCGACACCCACATCCATCTGCCGCAAACCGGCATGGTCGGCGCCTACGGCGAGCAACTGCTGGACTGGCTCAACACCTACACCTTCCCGTGCGAAAGTCAGTTCGCCGACAAGGCCCACGCCGACGAAGTCGCGGATATTTTCATCAAGGAATTGCTGCGCAACGGCACCACCACCGCGCTGGTTTTCGGCAGCGTGCATCCGCAATCGGTGAATTCGTTCTTCGAAGCGGCTGAGCAGCTCGACCTGCGGATGATCGCCGGCAAGGTGATGATGGACCGCAACGCCCCGGATTACCTGACCGACACCGCTGAGTCCAGCTACGTCGATAGCAAGGCACTAATCGAACGCTGGCACGGCAAGGGTCGCCTGCACTATGCGGTCACCCCGCGTTTCGCCCCGACCAGCACCCCGGAACAACTGACCCTCGCCGGCCAGTTGCTCAGCGAATTCCCTGACCTGTATATGCAGACCCACATCAGCGAAAACCTCAAGGAAATCGAGTGGGTCAAGGAATTGTTCCCAGAGCGCAAAGGCTACCTGGACGTCTACGATCACTACCAGTTGCTCGGCGAGCGCTCGGTGTTTGCCCACGGCGTGCACCTGTGCGATGACGAATGCGCGCGCCTGGCCGAAACCGGTTCAGCGATTGCCTTCTGTCCGACCTCTAACTTCTTCCTCGGCAGCGGCCTGTTCAACCTGCCGATGGCCGAGAAGCATAAGCTGAACGTCGGTATCGGCACGGACGTCGGCGGCGGTACCAGTTTCTCGCTGCTGCAAACGTTGAACGAAGCGTACAAGGTCATGCAGCTGCAAGGTGCGCGCCTGAGCCCGTTCAAGTCGCTGTACCTGGCAACACTCGGTGGCGCCCGTGCGCTGCATCTTGAAGACAAGATCGGCAACCTGCAACCAGGTTCCGATGCGGACTTCCTGGTACTCGACTACAACGCCACGCCGCTGCTGGGCTATCGCTTGAAGCAGGCGAATAACATTGCCGAGACGTTGTTCGTGTTGATGACTCTGGGGGATGACCGGACGGTGTTGCAGACGTATGCTGCGGGGAATCTGGTGCATCAGCGCTGA
- a CDS encoding GntR family transcriptional regulator, giving the protein MNEQLQPLKKQPRAGKAGRSGTQDDIVYAHIFEAILEQRLAPGTKLSEEALGEIFGVSRTIIRRALSRLAHESVVLLRPNRGAVVASPSVDEARQVFMARRLVERAITELAVQHATAEQIAELRQMVNDERDSFSRGDRGAGIRLSGEFHLKLAEAAKNAPLISFQRSLVSQTSLIIAQYESGNRSHCSYDEHTQLIDAIEKRDAELAVNLMMHHMDHIDSKLNLDEESASDDLHAVFSHLLQTKKPGRSPAKI; this is encoded by the coding sequence ATGAACGAACAGTTGCAGCCCCTCAAGAAACAACCGCGAGCAGGCAAAGCCGGCCGCAGCGGTACCCAGGACGATATTGTCTACGCGCATATCTTCGAGGCTATCCTCGAACAGCGTCTGGCGCCCGGCACCAAGTTGAGCGAAGAAGCGCTAGGGGAAATTTTCGGGGTCAGCCGCACCATCATTCGCCGTGCGCTGTCGCGCCTGGCCCATGAAAGCGTGGTATTGCTGCGTCCGAATCGCGGTGCCGTAGTCGCCAGCCCTAGCGTCGATGAAGCACGCCAAGTGTTCATGGCCCGACGTCTGGTAGAGCGCGCGATCACCGAGCTGGCGGTCCAGCACGCCACAGCCGAACAGATCGCCGAATTGCGGCAGATGGTCAACGACGAACGCGACAGTTTTTCCCGTGGCGATCGTGGCGCCGGTATCCGTTTGTCGGGCGAATTTCACCTGAAACTGGCCGAGGCGGCAAAAAACGCGCCGTTGATCAGCTTCCAGCGCAGCCTGGTCTCGCAGACTTCGCTGATCATCGCCCAGTATGAAAGCGGCAACCGCTCCCACTGCTCCTACGACGAGCATACCCAACTGATCGACGCCATTGAAAAGCGCGACGCTGAACTGGCGGTGAACCTGATGATGCATCACATGGATCACATCGACAGCAAACTCAACCTCGACGAAGAAAGTGCGTCGGATGATTTGCATGCGGTGTTTTCGCATTTGTTGCAGACCAAGAAGCCTGGGCGCTCGCCGGCGAAAATCTGA
- a CDS encoding benzoate/H(+) symporter BenE family transporter → MNDATHTQLRPLADTSPSAIVAGFIAMMTGYTSSLVLMFQAGQAAGLTSGQISSWIWAISIGMAVCSIGLSLRYRTPITIAWSTPGAALLITSLGGVSYGEAIGAYITCAVLVTICGLTGSFERLVKKIPASLAAALLAGILFKIGSEIFVAAQHRTALVLGMFFTYLVVKRLSPRYAVLGALLIGTVLSGFMGLLDFSGFHLEVATPVWTTPHFSLAATISIGIPLFVVAMTSQNMPGIAVLRADGYTVPASPLITTTGIASLLLAPFGSHGINLAAISAAICTGPHAHEDRNKRYTAAVWCGIFYGIAGVFGATLAALFAALPKELVLSIAALALFGSIINGLSIAMSEAKEREAALITFMVTASGLTLFSIGSAFWGIVAGVMTLVILNWRKA, encoded by the coding sequence ATGAACGACGCCACGCACACTCAGTTGCGCCCCTTGGCCGACACCTCGCCGTCGGCCATCGTCGCCGGTTTCATCGCCATGATGACCGGCTACACCAGCTCCCTGGTGCTCATGTTTCAGGCCGGGCAAGCGGCGGGCCTGACCAGCGGGCAGATTTCGTCATGGATCTGGGCCATCTCCATTGGTATGGCGGTGTGTTCCATCGGCCTGTCGCTGCGCTATCGCACGCCGATCACCATTGCCTGGTCGACGCCCGGTGCTGCGTTGCTGATCACCAGCCTCGGTGGCGTGAGTTATGGCGAAGCCATTGGTGCCTATATCACCTGCGCGGTGCTGGTGACTATTTGCGGGCTGACCGGCAGTTTCGAACGCCTGGTGAAGAAGATCCCGGCGTCGCTGGCGGCCGCATTGCTGGCGGGGATTCTGTTCAAGATCGGCAGCGAGATCTTCGTCGCGGCCCAGCATCGCACCGCGCTGGTGCTGGGCATGTTCTTCACCTATCTAGTGGTCAAGCGCCTCTCCCCCCGCTATGCGGTGCTGGGCGCTTTGTTGATCGGCACGGTGTTGTCAGGATTCATGGGACTTCTCGACTTCAGCGGCTTTCATCTGGAAGTGGCGACCCCGGTCTGGACCACGCCGCACTTCTCCCTGGCGGCGACCATCAGCATCGGCATTCCGCTATTCGTGGTGGCGATGACTTCGCAGAACATGCCCGGCATCGCCGTGTTGCGTGCCGACGGCTACACCGTGCCGGCCTCGCCGCTGATCACCACCACTGGCATCGCCTCGCTGCTGCTGGCGCCGTTTGGCTCCCACGGGATCAATCTGGCGGCCATCAGCGCAGCGATCTGCACTGGGCCCCATGCCCACGAGGATCGCAACAAGCGCTACACGGCAGCAGTGTGGTGCGGGATTTTCTACGGGATTGCCGGGGTGTTCGGCGCGACGTTGGCGGCATTGTTCGCGGCGTTGCCTAAAGAGTTGGTGCTGTCGATCGCCGCGCTGGCGTTGTTCGGCTCGATCATCAATGGCTTGAGCATTGCCATGAGCGAAGCGAAAGAGCGGGAAGCGGCGCTGATTACCTTCATGGTCACGGCGTCGGGGTTGACGCTGTTTTCCATCGGTTCGGCATTTTGGGGGATCGTGGCGGGGGTTATGACGCTGGTGATTCTGAATTGGCGCAAGGCCTGA
- a CDS encoding YggL family protein: MATNRSQRLRKKLCVDEFQELGFELNLDFKEDLADEAIDAFLDAFLKEAMEANGLGYVGGDDYGLVCLQKRGSVSAEQRAAVEAWLKGRTELTSVEVSPLLDVWYPEKPINPVA; this comes from the coding sequence ATGGCGACTAACCGTTCCCAGCGTCTGCGCAAAAAATTGTGCGTCGATGAATTTCAAGAGCTGGGTTTCGAACTGAACCTGGATTTCAAAGAAGATTTGGCTGATGAAGCCATTGATGCTTTCCTCGACGCGTTCCTGAAAGAAGCCATGGAAGCCAACGGTCTGGGCTATGTTGGCGGCGACGACTACGGTCTGGTTTGCCTGCAGAAGCGTGGCTCGGTCAGCGCTGAACAGCGCGCTGCCGTTGAAGCCTGGCTCAAAGGCCGCACCGAGCTGACCAGCGTTGAAGTCAGCCCGCTGTTGGACGTCTGGTACCCGGAAAAGCCGATCAATCCGGTAGCTTGA
- the dacB gene encoding D-alanyl-D-alanine carboxypeptidase/D-alanyl-D-alanine-endopeptidase, translated as MIKSLRPLLLAGLLFPLALPVSADPINTALSPNVEKALKASKLQDNALSLVMIPLNGPGTPTIFNADVSVNPASTMKLVTTYAALEMLGPNHQWKTEFYTDGTLNGGILNGNLYLKGGGDPKLNMEKLWLLMRDLRANGVTQVTGDLVLDKNFFVQPQLPEFNDDGNDENKPFLVKPDALLVNLKALRFVARNDSGKVLVSVEPPIASIRIDNQVKALNSKQCTGGVRYNPVPQADGSVTVTVGGQLGEGCSSQTYLSLLDHATYTAGAVRAIWKELGGSIQGKDVLAPTPKDAKVLARAFSPDLAEIIRDINKYSNNTMAQQLFLSLGQKYRTDADADDAKAAQRVVRQWLAKKGITAPHLVMENGSGLSRAERVSAREMASMLQAAWRSPYAAEYISSMPIAGTDGTMRKRLKTTAMRGEAHVKTGTLNTVRAIAGFSRDINGNTWAVVAILNDKAPFGASSVLDQVLLDLYRQPKLPQTASVL; from the coding sequence ATGATCAAATCGTTGCGTCCATTGCTGCTGGCCGGCCTTCTTTTTCCCCTGGCCCTCCCCGTTTCCGCTGATCCGATCAACACCGCCTTATCGCCCAACGTTGAAAAAGCCCTCAAGGCCAGCAAGTTGCAGGACAACGCCCTGTCGCTGGTGATGATCCCGCTGAACGGTCCCGGCACCCCGACCATTTTCAACGCTGACGTGTCGGTCAACCCGGCATCGACCATGAAACTGGTCACCACTTACGCAGCCCTGGAAATGCTCGGTCCGAACCACCAGTGGAAAACCGAGTTCTACACCGATGGCACCCTCAACGGCGGCATCCTCAACGGCAACCTGTACCTAAAGGGTGGCGGCGATCCGAAGCTGAACATGGAAAAACTCTGGCTGTTGATGCGCGACCTGCGCGCCAATGGCGTGACCCAGGTCACCGGCGACCTGGTGCTGGATAAAAACTTCTTCGTGCAACCGCAACTGCCGGAATTCAACGACGACGGCAACGATGAGAACAAACCGTTCCTGGTCAAACCCGATGCGCTGCTGGTCAACCTCAAGGCCCTGCGCTTTGTTGCGCGCAACGATTCGGGCAAGGTGCTGGTCTCGGTGGAGCCGCCGATTGCCAGCATTCGCATCGACAATCAGGTCAAGGCGCTCAATTCCAAGCAATGCACCGGTGGCGTGCGCTACAACCCGGTGCCACAGGCTGATGGCAGCGTGACCGTCACGGTCGGCGGTCAGTTGGGCGAAGGCTGCAGCTCGCAGACTTACCTGTCGCTGCTCGACCACGCGACCTATACCGCTGGTGCCGTGCGCGCGATCTGGAAGGAGCTGGGTGGCAGCATCCAGGGCAAGGACGTCCTGGCACCTACGCCGAAAGACGCCAAGGTACTGGCGCGGGCATTCTCGCCGGACCTGGCGGAAATCATCCGCGACATCAATAAATACAGCAACAACACCATGGCCCAGCAGTTGTTCCTGAGTCTGGGCCAGAAATACCGCACCGATGCCGACGCCGACGACGCCAAAGCAGCCCAACGCGTAGTACGTCAGTGGCTGGCGAAGAAAGGCATCACCGCGCCGCACCTGGTGATGGAGAACGGCTCCGGCCTGTCCCGTGCCGAACGCGTCAGCGCCCGGGAAATGGCTTCGATGCTGCAGGCCGCCTGGCGCAGCCCGTACGCTGCCGAGTACATCAGCTCGATGCCGATTGCCGGCACCGACGGCACCATGCGCAAACGCCTGAAGACCACGGCAATGCGCGGTGAAGCCCACGTCAAGACCGGCACCCTGAACACCGTGCGCGCCATCGCCGGGTTCAGCCGCGATATCAATGGCAACACCTGGGCGGTGGTGGCGATCCTCAACGACAAGGCACCGTTTGGTGCGTCGTCGGTGCTGGATCAGGTGCTGCTGGACCTGTATCGCCAGCCGAAACTGCCGCAAACGGCTTCGGTGCTGTAG
- a CDS encoding diguanylate cyclase produces the protein MSLHAVRPKILGFISEDVSAWLVALLVLLIGGILTGLLAWSTLNLFHHQLRQRFQLLASERYSRIAERFEDQEQRLDGLRRFFANSDSVSRDEFDGYTQPLLHRTQAYSFAERVSRDDRAAFEQRAREEGLSGFTLRDLNADGQLQLANERDEYVVVLYSQTQSKLGAPLGYDLLAQPMRRATLERADQHRGMAVSQPMHLVSIEPAYARGVLLVAPVMLRNSPNDPTRKPFGYVMAVISMRQLLADGLPEADRDYLSVRILDLSTNDQHEALFESPNAPALSNLSATRLLRLADHDYQVDILPSEAFLQANHSSVTTLVVLGGLLSVLLSALLYVLVSQRQRALKMVDQRTEELRAREQELRGTHGQLRGVLNAATQVAIIATDLRGVISTFNAGAEQMLGYKAAEVVGHMTLENLHLPRELTARSAELSVRYGKPVPACHAMLVEGGEENGHEAREWTLVRSDGSHLTVNMLATPVLDEQGLWVGHLAICIDITERKRVHEALAARDLLLKKLSAHVPGGIYQFKMEFDGRFSVIYASDGIREIYELDPDVLLLDAEAIFTRIHPQDTTRVRASIRASADTVSPWREEYRVQLPQRGLRWVRGEATPEELPGGGVLWHGYISDISDMKRVEEELRALSITDALTGIHNRRYFQERLTIEMARVERGGGELSVIMLDIDHFKRINDQYGHAVGDRVLQAVCERIGQRLRRTDVFCRLGGEEFMVLCPDIGGEQAHGLAVELWQSLRSAPIDEVGVVTASFGIASWRADEGVDALLLRADSGVYAAKQGGRDRVQGEAN, from the coding sequence ATGTCGTTACACGCCGTGCGCCCAAAAATCCTGGGGTTTATCAGCGAAGATGTCTCGGCCTGGCTGGTCGCGCTGTTGGTTTTGCTCATCGGCGGGATTCTTACCGGGTTGCTGGCCTGGTCGACGCTGAACCTGTTCCACCATCAATTGCGGCAACGTTTCCAACTGCTGGCCAGTGAACGTTACAGCCGTATCGCAGAACGTTTCGAAGATCAGGAACAGCGCCTTGATGGCCTGCGCCGGTTCTTTGCCAATTCCGATTCGGTCTCCCGCGACGAATTCGACGGCTACACCCAACCTTTATTACACCGGACCCAGGCCTATTCCTTTGCCGAGCGGGTAAGTCGTGACGATCGCGCGGCGTTCGAACAGCGTGCGCGGGAGGAGGGGTTGAGCGGTTTTACCCTGCGCGATCTCAATGCCGACGGCCAACTGCAGTTGGCCAACGAGCGGGATGAGTATGTGGTGGTGCTGTACAGCCAGACTCAGAGCAAACTCGGTGCGCCGCTCGGCTACGACTTGCTGGCGCAGCCGATGCGCCGAGCCACCCTGGAACGGGCCGACCAGCACCGCGGCATGGCGGTGTCACAACCGATGCATCTGGTCAGCATCGAGCCGGCTTATGCACGGGGGGTGCTGCTGGTTGCGCCGGTCATGTTGCGCAACAGCCCCAATGACCCCACCCGCAAACCGTTTGGCTACGTCATGGCGGTGATCAGCATGCGCCAGTTGCTGGCGGACGGCTTGCCGGAGGCGGACCGTGATTACCTCTCGGTACGCATCCTCGACCTCTCCACGAACGACCAGCACGAAGCGCTGTTCGAATCGCCGAATGCACCGGCCCTCAGTAATTTGTCCGCGACCCGGCTGTTACGCCTGGCCGACCATGATTATCAGGTCGATATCCTGCCCAGCGAGGCTTTCCTGCAGGCCAACCATTCGTCGGTGACTACCCTGGTAGTGCTCGGTGGTTTGCTCAGCGTGTTACTCAGCGCCTTGCTCTATGTGCTGGTCAGTCAACGGCAACGGGCGCTGAAGATGGTCGATCAGCGGACCGAGGAATTGCGCGCCCGCGAGCAAGAACTGCGTGGCACCCACGGCCAGTTGCGCGGCGTGCTGAATGCCGCGACCCAGGTGGCAATCATCGCCACGGACCTGCGCGGGGTGATCAGCACCTTCAATGCCGGCGCCGAGCAGATGCTCGGCTACAAGGCGGCCGAGGTGGTGGGTCACATGACCCTGGAAAATCTGCACTTGCCCCGTGAACTCACGGCTCGCTCGGCGGAATTGAGTGTCCGCTACGGCAAACCGGTTCCGGCCTGCCACGCGATGCTGGTCGAAGGTGGTGAGGAGAACGGTCACGAGGCGCGGGAGTGGACGCTGGTGCGTAGTGATGGCAGCCATTTGACGGTCAACATGCTGGCAACCCCGGTCCTTGACGAGCAAGGTCTGTGGGTCGGGCATCTGGCGATTTGCATCGACATCACCGAACGCAAGCGCGTGCATGAGGCGCTGGCCGCACGGGACTTGTTGCTGAAGAAACTCAGCGCCCATGTGCCCGGTGGCATCTATCAATTCAAGATGGAGTTCGACGGTCGCTTCAGCGTGATTTATGCCAGTGACGGCATCCGCGAGATCTACGAACTCGATCCAGACGTGCTGCTACTCGATGCCGAAGCGATCTTCACGCGGATTCATCCCCAGGACACCACCCGCGTCCGTGCCTCGATCCGTGCCTCGGCGGACACCGTCAGCCCGTGGCGCGAGGAATACCGCGTGCAGCTGCCACAGCGTGGCCTGCGTTGGGTGCGTGGCGAGGCAACCCCGGAGGAATTGCCCGGCGGCGGTGTGCTCTGGCATGGCTATATCTCGGACATTTCCGATATGAAACGGGTGGAAGAGGAACTGCGGGCGCTATCGATCACCGATGCCCTGACCGGCATCCACAACCGCCGTTATTTCCAGGAGCGCCTGACCATCGAGATGGCCCGGGTCGAACGCGGCGGTGGCGAGCTGTCGGTGATCATGCTCGACATCGACCATTTCAAGCGCATCAATGATCAGTACGGCCATGCCGTCGGCGATAGGGTGTTGCAGGCGGTTTGCGAGCGAATCGGCCAGCGTTTGCGCCGTACGGATGTGTTCTGCCGTTTGGGCGGCGAAGAGTTCATGGTGCTCTGCCCGGACATCGGCGGTGAACAGGCACATGGGTTGGCCGTGGAGTTATGGCAAAGCCTGCGTAGCGCGCCGATCGATGAAGTCGGGGTGGTCACGGCGAGTTTCGGGATTGCCAGTTGGCGGGCCGACGAAGGTGTGGATGCACTGCTGCTGCGGGCGGACTCAGGGGTTTATGCGGCGAAGCAGGGCGGCAGGGATCGGGTTCAGGGCGAAGCAAATTGA
- the rlmKL gene encoding bifunctional 23S rRNA (guanine(2069)-N(7))-methyltransferase RlmK/23S rRNA (guanine(2445)-N(2))-methyltransferase RlmL has protein sequence MSDRFELFLTCPKGLEGLLIEEAVGLGLEEAREHTSAVRGMATMETAYRLCLWSRLANRVLLVLKRFPMKDAEDLYHGVLDIEWQDHMLNDGTLAVEFSGHGSGIDNTHFGALKVKDAIVDKLRTPQGDRPSIDKLNPDLRIHLRLDRGEAILSLDLSGHSLHQRGYRLQQGAAPLKENLAAAILIRSGWPRIAAEGGALADPMCGVGTFLVEAAMIAADMAPNLRREQWGFTAWLGHVPALWKKLHEEASERAAAGLAKPPLWIRGYEADPRLIQPGRNNVERAGLSEWIKIYQGEVATFEPRPDQNQKGLVICNPPYGERLGDEASLLYLYQNLGERLRQACLNWEAAVFTGAPDLGKRMGIRSHKQYSFWNGALPCKLLLIKVLPDQFVTGERRTPEQRQAEREQADYDQAPNEPQERKYNKNGNPIKPAPAPAPVIEQPRLSEGGQMFANRLQKNLKALGKWVKREGIDCYRVYDADMPEYSMAIDLYHDWVHVQEYAAPKSIDPEKASARMFDALAAIPQALNIDKSRVVVKRRERQSGTKQYERQAAQGKFVEVNEGGVKLLVNLTDYLDTGLFLDHRPMRMRIQKEAAGKRFLNLYCYTATASVHAAKGGARSTTSVDLSKTYLDWARRNLSLNGFSDKNRLEQSDVMVWLEASRDEYDLIFIDPPTFSNSKRMEGIFDVQRDQVQLIDLAMARLAPGGVLYFSNNFRKFELEANLSERYAIEEITAQTIDPDFARNAKIHRAWKITAR, from the coding sequence ATGTCCGATCGTTTCGAACTCTTCCTCACTTGCCCTAAAGGTCTTGAAGGCCTGCTCATCGAGGAAGCCGTCGGGCTTGGCCTTGAGGAAGCACGTGAGCACACCTCTGCCGTGCGCGGCATGGCCACCATGGAAACCGCTTATCGCCTGTGCCTGTGGTCGCGCCTGGCGAACCGCGTGTTGCTGGTGCTCAAGCGCTTCCCGATGAAGGACGCCGAAGACCTTTACCACGGCGTGCTCGATATCGAGTGGCAAGACCATATGCTCAACGACGGCACTCTGGCCGTCGAGTTCAGCGGTCACGGCTCGGGAATCGACAACACCCACTTCGGCGCCTTGAAGGTCAAGGACGCCATCGTCGATAAACTGCGCACCCCGCAGGGTGACCGCCCGTCCATCGACAAGCTTAACCCGGACCTGCGCATTCACCTGCGCCTGGACCGTGGCGAAGCGATTCTCTCCCTCGACCTGTCCGGCCACAGCCTGCACCAGCGCGGTTATCGCTTGCAGCAGGGTGCCGCGCCGCTGAAGGAAAACCTTGCGGCTGCGATCCTGATCCGTTCTGGCTGGCCACGTATCGCCGCCGAAGGTGGCGCGTTGGCGGACCCGATGTGCGGTGTCGGTACCTTCCTGGTCGAAGCGGCGATGATCGCCGCCGACATGGCGCCAAACCTGCGCCGCGAGCAATGGGGCTTCACCGCATGGCTCGGCCACGTGCCGGCGCTGTGGAAAAAACTGCATGAAGAGGCCAGTGAGCGTGCCGCTGCCGGCCTGGCCAAGCCGCCGCTGTGGATTCGCGGTTACGAAGCCGACCCGCGCCTGATTCAACCGGGCCGCAACAACGTCGAGCGTGCCGGCCTGAGCGAGTGGATCAAGATCTACCAGGGCGAAGTCGCGACCTTCGAGCCGCGTCCGGACCAGAACCAGAAGGGCCTGGTGATCTGTAACCCTCCGTACGGCGAGCGTCTGGGCGACGAGGCGAGTCTGCTCTACCTCTACCAGAACCTCGGCGAGCGTCTGCGTCAGGCCTGTCTGAACTGGGAAGCGGCGGTCTTCACCGGCGCGCCGGACCTGGGCAAGCGCATGGGCATCCGCAGCCACAAACAGTATTCGTTCTGGAACGGCGCCTTGCCGTGCAAGCTGCTGCTGATCAAAGTGCTGCCGGATCAATTCGTCACCGGCGAGCGTCGCACGCCTGAACAGCGTCAGGCCGAGCGCGAACAGGCTGACTACGATCAGGCGCCGAACGAGCCGCAAGAGCGCAAGTACAACAAAAACGGCAATCCGATCAAACCGGCTCCGGCACCCGCGCCGGTAATCGAGCAGCCGCGCCTGAGCGAAGGCGGGCAGATGTTTGCCAACCGCCTGCAGAAAAACCTCAAGGCACTGGGCAAGTGGGTCAAGCGTGAAGGCATCGATTGCTACCGCGTCTACGATGCCGACATGCCGGAATACTCCATGGCCATCGACCTGTATCACGATTGGGTCCACGTCCAGGAATACGCCGCACCGAAGTCCATCGATCCGGAAAAAGCCTCGGCGCGCATGTTCGATGCCCTGGCAGCGATCCCGCAGGCCTTGAACATCGACAAGAGCCGCGTGGTGGTCAAGCGCCGCGAACGTCAAAGCGGCACCAAGCAATACGAACGTCAGGCGGCGCAGGGCAAGTTCGTCGAGGTCAATGAAGGCGGCGTGAAGCTGCTGGTCAACCTCACCGATTACCTCGACACCGGGCTGTTCCTCGACCACCGGCCAATGCGCATGCGCATTCAGAAAGAGGCCGCCGGCAAGCGGTTCCTCAATCTGTATTGCTACACCGCCACCGCCAGTGTTCACGCGGCGAAGGGCGGCGCGCGCAGTACCACCAGCGTCGACCTGTCGAAAACTTACCTGGACTGGGCGCGGCGCAACCTGTCGCTGAACGGCTTCTCCGACAAGAACCGACTGGAGCAGAGCGATGTCATGGTTTGGCTGGAAGCCAGCCGCGATGAGTACGACCTGATCTTCATCGACCCGCCGACCTTCTCCAACTCCAAGCGCATGGAAGGCATCTTCGACGTACAGCGTGACCAGGTGCAGTTGATCGACCTGGCCATGGCACGACTGGCTCCGGGCGGGGTGCTGTACTTCTCCAACAACTTCCGCAAGTTCGAACTGGAGGCCAATCTTTCCGAGCGCTATGCGATCGAAGAGATCACCGCCCAGACCATCGATCCGGATTTTGCCCGTAACGCCAAGATTCACCGCGCCTGGAAAATCACGGCTCGTTGA
- a CDS encoding ribosome modulation factor, with translation MRRLKRDPLERAFLRGYQYGVGGKSRELCPFTLPSVRQAWINGWREGRGDNWDGMTGTAGIHRLNELHAVG, from the coding sequence ATGAGAAGACTTAAGCGTGATCCGTTGGAAAGAGCATTTTTGCGCGGATATCAATATGGCGTTGGTGGTAAATCCCGTGAGCTTTGCCCATTTACTCTACCGTCGGTACGCCAAGCCTGGATTAACGGCTGGCGAGAAGGACGCGGCGACAACTGGGACGGTATGACCGGCACTGCGGGAATCCACAGACTCAACGAACTTCACGCCGTCGGCTAA